TCCGGACCGGGCCGTGCTCCCCCGACCGTACCGAAGCCCCCGGCCCGCGCCTTCAGCGTGGCCCGCGTCTGGCGCAGCGCCGCCCGGTAGTGCTTCGCCGTCGGACGCATCGCCACCGCCAGGGCCAGATGCTCGGCCGAGGCCTCGAAGTCGCCCAGCCGGGCGGCGGCCAGCCCCCAGCCGAACTGCGCGTAGTCGTCCGAGGGATCCGCCAGCGCCACGGTTCTGAAGTTCTCCAGCGCCGCCGCGTACGCCCGCGCCTCGAACTGCGCCCGCGCCAGCGCCTCCCTGATCGCCCGCGACTCGGGCTCCGCCTCCACCGCGTGGCTGAGCAACTGCACCGCCGCGCCGGCGTTCCCCTGCGCCAGCAGGGCGCTGCCGCGCCGGAACCAGTCGTACACCTCTCCGTCGGGTCGCCCGTGCTCCCTCATCGGCCCCAGACCTCCCGTGCTCCGACCAACTGGCGATCAACAACCACGCACATCCGATTAACATGCCCAGAGTGAGAGCTGTCAGTGCACACGATGCGAGCGAAACCCGTTACGGCGACGCGGGACGCGTGGCCGCGTGCGGACTCTCGCTCTCGCCCTTCCGCGGACTGCGGTACAACCCCGAACAGGTCGACTCGCTCGCGGCGGTCACCTCTCCCCCGTACGACGTCGTCGACCCGGACGGCCGCGTGCGGCTGGAGGACAGCGATCCGCACAACGTCGTCCGGCTGATCCTGCCCCGCCCCGAGCCCACCGCCGAGGACGGCTACCGGCACGCGGCCCGCCTGCTCGGGGACTGGCAGCGCGAAGGCGTCCTCGCCGCGGACCCGGTGCCCGCGCTGTACGTCTACGAGCAGCAGACCGCCCCCGAGGACGGCGGCCTGCTGCAGCGGGGACTGATCGGCGCACTCGCGGTCAGCGACGCGCGCGCCGGCATGGTGCTGCCGCACGAGGACGTCATGCCCCGGCCCGTCGCCGACCGCGTCGGCCTGATGCGCACCACCAAGGCCAACCTCGAACCGCTGCTGCTCACCTACCGGGGCGACGGGCGCGCCGCCGGAGTCGTCGAGCAGGCCGCGGCGGGCGAACCGCTGATCGAGACCTCGACGAGCGACGGCACCCGCCACCGCCTGTGGGCCGTCACCGACCCGGCGCAACTGGCGGCGGTCTCCGCCGATCTGGCCACCTGCCGCGCCCTGATCGCCGACGGACACCACCGCTGGGCGATGTACCTGCGCCTCCAGCGCGAACACCGCCACCTCGCCCAGAGCCCCTGGGACCGGGGCATGGTCCTGCTCGTGGACACGGCCCAGTACCCGCTGCGGGTACGGGCGATCCACCGGGTGCTGCATCGGCTGCCCGTCACCGAGGCCCTGGCCCGGCTGGAGGCCACCGACGGCGACGCGTGGACGGTGACCGATCTGGGCGAGACGCAGGCCGCCGCGCTCGACGCGCTGGCTGCGGCGAAGGCGGCCGGCGAGGGCGCGTTCCTGCTGGCGGGCGACGGCCGGTACCGGCTGGTCACCGGCCCGGACGACAAGACCC
This genomic interval from Streptacidiphilus rugosus AM-16 contains the following:
- a CDS encoding DUF1015 family protein, producing MRAVSAHDASETRYGDAGRVAACGLSLSPFRGLRYNPEQVDSLAAVTSPPYDVVDPDGRVRLEDSDPHNVVRLILPRPEPTAEDGYRHAARLLGDWQREGVLAADPVPALYVYEQQTAPEDGGLLQRGLIGALAVSDARAGMVLPHEDVMPRPVADRVGLMRTTKANLEPLLLTYRGDGRAAGVVEQAAAGEPLIETSTSDGTRHRLWAVTDPAQLAAVSADLATCRALIADGHHRWAMYLRLQREHRHLAQSPWDRGMVLLVDTAQYPLRVRAIHRVLHRLPVTEALARLEATDGDAWTVTDLGETQAAALDALAAAKAAGEGAFLLAGDGRYRLVTGPDDKTLDAAVPLSLPDEYRRLDATVLHSVLFDHVWRVPDDPEHIGYLHDTDAAVREAARLGGTAVLLHPVEEGVVRRLAEQGVTMPRKSTSFGPKPATGLVLRNLRLG
- a CDS encoding tetratricopeptide repeat protein, producing MREHGRPDGEVYDWFRRGSALLAQGNAGAAVQLLSHAVEAEPESRAIREALARAQFEARAYAAALENFRTVALADPSDDYAQFGWGLAAARLGDFEASAEHLALAVAMRPTAKHYRAALRQTRATLKARAGGFGTVGGARPGPDHVDGHDAVPGAQPERQPPDQQGESPDVR